Within the Trichoderma breve strain T069 chromosome 3, whole genome shotgun sequence genome, the region AGGAGAAACTCTCCAAGATGCGCGACGGCCCCGGCAAACAAGCCATCAAGCAAAAGGCCCTCAAAGTCCTGCAGCGCCGCAAGGCCTACGAGGCGGAAAAGGACAAGCTCGAGAGCCAGGTCTGGAACATGGAGCAGGCGCAGAGCATGCAGGATAACCTCAAGAACGTCATGACCCAGGTCGACGCCATGAAGACTACGAACAAGGAGCTGCGCAAGCAGTATGGGAAGATTGACATTGATAAGATTGAGCGTTTGCAGGATGAGATGGCGGATTTGCTTGATGTTGGGAACGAGATTCAGGAGAGTTTGGCTCGCGGGTATGACATTCCTGATGAGGTGGATGAGTCGGAGCTGGATGCTGAGCTTGAGGCCTTGGGTATggaggctgagctggagcAGGAATATGGCGCTGGGGCTGTGCCGGGATTCTTGCAGGACGAGGTCGTGCCCGAGTTTGTTGATGAGCCGCCGCAGACAGAAGAAAAGGTCAAGCAAGCTGCGGGCTAGCATCGTCTTTTGTCAGTTtagcttctctttcattCAGCATCTTGATATCAGTCTACTGTATTGTTCCGTGGCGTGGCGTGGCGTGGCTTCTCGTTTGTCTCCTCGCAACCAagaacagcatcatcaagcatAAGTCCCTTCACCCCAACTCCATGACAGTATCACACTATTTCCATTGTTTCACATCCAAGACTATGTAAATAAAGATCACAGAATAGGCAAGGATTTATTATGTTTGAGATTCATGATGCTATTCGTATTTCTCCCCCAACAGAACGACAAAGTATCTAATGCCATCTACTACCTAATTACCATCCTACCCAAGCCCTGTCCGTAATGTGTCCGCACATTCGAGTAATTACAACATGATACAAACGCCGGGCGAACTGTTGAAACGCCGGGAATGCAAGTTACAGTAATGTAGTCCCAACGCTctgtttttttggttttctttttttctctttctttttgtatgaagcacaaaaaaaagacgatgaTGGATATGCTAAATCTGTGATCTCCTCCTAAACTCCTCCCGACGATATGTTGCATTTTGGGCCAAAAACGTTGCGTAAAAACCTTTTTGTATTTGTTTCAGTGGCAATCTCCCTGAGCCCAGTAACGCCCTTTAATCAATCGCTGCGAAGAAGCGAGCAACCTCCTCTAGCTCCGGATCACCGTTGCAAAAGTCCCAGCCGACAATGACTGGCGCCTGGCTACAGCAGATGATCTTGCGAGCATCAAATTGGAGCTTGAAAACGCGTGCCGGAGGGTTTTCAGCTGCCACGATGCGCGGGTGTTGCTCTGGAGCTGGTGCGGCGTCTGCCATTTCGACCGTGCCCGGCTGAGCGCTGGTATGTTCAGGTTGGACGATGGGAGGAAGCTGAGGGGGAGGCCCCTGGCCGGGAGGGATGGAAAGCTGAGAAGGCTGGGGTACAGGTGCGTGGAGAGGAGTGGATGGGTGTGCCtgtgatgctggtgctggtaaTGGGGAGTATGCCGACTGTCGAGGGtcggtgctgctgccgccgttgatgTCTACCGCTGCGGCGGAAGAGGGCCCTGCCATTGCGCCGCCAGCATATCCAGGAACCAGGCCTGCGACTCTCCCCTCTATGTTAAGAGGAGCTAGGATGTGGGCATTACCGCGAGCAATGAGGCGCTGTCTGGCCGACTGGTTGTTTTGTATCGCAATCAAGCCATCCGCCACCACCTGCCTAAGGTGCGATCTGACAAAGGGCGAGGGCTCTCGTTCAATCGCGGCTTGCAGGTAGCCATGGTAGATGAGCACGGATGGATGGTTCGCCAGTGCCTGCCTCAGAGCTGCAACTCCAATGGGGACGACCTGGTCTAT harbors:
- a CDS encoding snf7 domain-containing protein, whose protein sequence is MNRLFGSKPTGPKPTLTGAITNIDTRIASIDTKLKALNGELSAYQEKLSKMRDGPGKQAIKQKALKVLQRRKAYEAEKDKLESQVWNMEQAQSMQDNLKNVMTQVDAMKTTNKELRKQYGKIDIDKIERLQDEMADLLDVGNEIQESLARGYDIPDEVDESELDAELEALGMEAELEQEYGAGAVPGFLQDEVVPEFVDEPPQTEEKVKQAAG